A window from Variovorax sp. PBL-E5 encodes these proteins:
- the tilS gene encoding tRNA lysidine(34) synthetase TilS, which translates to MENPAAPALASWAAPLPLAIAYSGGADSTALLYAAAQRWPGQVQALHVHHGLQRAADDFEAHCTAICRALNVPLHAGRIDARHAPGESPEDAARRARYTTLATLAKEHGLQHVALAQHADDQVETMLIALSRGAGLDGLAGMPRQIARHGVHFHRPLLGVHASALREWIVASGTPSIDDPSNADLRYTRNRIRQLVLPALANALPQFRETFARSARNAAKASVLLAETAAADLAGAGSPPTLAALRALPRERLANALRHWLKRDHGAVPSEAQLEQLLGQIEACSTRGHRIRLKIAGGRVEREGDVLHWYNASPLP; encoded by the coding sequence ATGGAGAATCCCGCCGCCCCAGCGCTCGCGTCCTGGGCGGCGCCGTTGCCGCTGGCGATCGCGTACAGCGGCGGCGCCGATTCCACCGCCTTGCTCTATGCTGCGGCGCAGCGTTGGCCGGGGCAGGTCCAGGCTCTGCATGTGCATCACGGCCTGCAGCGTGCGGCCGATGATTTCGAAGCGCATTGCACGGCCATCTGCCGCGCGCTGAACGTGCCGCTGCATGCGGGCCGCATCGATGCCCGCCATGCGCCCGGCGAAAGTCCCGAGGACGCCGCGCGCCGCGCGCGCTACACGACGCTGGCCACGCTGGCCAAGGAACATGGCCTGCAGCATGTCGCGCTGGCCCAGCACGCCGACGACCAGGTCGAGACGATGCTGATCGCGCTCAGCCGCGGCGCGGGACTCGACGGCCTGGCCGGCATGCCGCGGCAGATCGCGCGGCACGGCGTGCACTTTCATCGGCCGCTGCTCGGCGTGCATGCGAGTGCGCTGCGCGAATGGATCGTCGCCAGCGGCACCCCGTCCATCGACGACCCCAGCAACGCCGATCTGCGCTATACGCGCAATCGCATTCGCCAACTGGTGCTGCCTGCGCTCGCCAACGCCTTGCCCCAGTTCCGCGAGACCTTCGCGCGCTCGGCGCGCAATGCGGCCAAGGCCTCGGTGCTGCTGGCGGAAACCGCGGCCGCCGACCTGGCCGGTGCCGGCTCGCCGCCGACGCTGGCCGCGCTGCGCGCGCTGCCGCGTGAGCGCCTGGCAAATGCATTGCGCCACTGGCTCAAACGCGATCACGGCGCGGTGCCGAGCGAGGCGCAACTGGAGCAACTGCTCGGCCAGATCGAGGCCTGCAGCACGCGCGGCCATCGCATCCGGCTCAAGATCGCGGGCGGCCGCGTCGAGCGCGAGGGCGACGTGCTGCATTGGTACAATGCTTCGCCCTTGCCGTAG
- a CDS encoding acetyl-CoA carboxylase carboxyltransferase subunit alpha, which translates to MAKRTFLDFEQPVAELESKIEELRYVQSESAVDISEEIDQLGKKSLQLTKDIYSDLTPWQITKIARHPERPYTLDYVNEIFSDFVELHGDRHFSDDLSIVGGLARFNGTPCMVLGHQKGRDTKERTARNFGMSKPEGYRKALRLMKTAEKFKLPVFTFVDTPGAYPGIDAEERGQSEAIGRNIFEMAQLEVPIIVTIIGEGGSGGALAISVGDQLLMLQYSIYSVISPEGCASILWKTSDKAQEAADALGITAHRLKALGLVDKVVNEPVGGAHRDHRQMAAFLKRALNDAFRQVSDLRPKELLDRRYERLQSYGRYADTKADSGK; encoded by the coding sequence TTGGCGAAACGAACCTTCCTCGACTTCGAGCAGCCCGTCGCTGAACTCGAAAGCAAGATCGAAGAACTGCGCTATGTCCAGTCCGAATCGGCGGTCGACATCTCGGAAGAAATCGATCAGCTGGGCAAGAAGAGCCTGCAGCTCACCAAGGACATCTACAGCGACCTGACCCCCTGGCAGATCACCAAGATCGCGCGCCATCCCGAGCGGCCCTACACGCTCGACTACGTGAACGAGATCTTCAGCGACTTCGTCGAACTGCACGGCGACCGCCACTTTTCCGACGACCTCTCGATCGTCGGCGGCCTGGCGCGCTTCAATGGAACGCCATGCATGGTGCTCGGCCACCAGAAGGGCCGCGACACCAAGGAGCGCACCGCGCGCAACTTCGGCATGAGCAAGCCCGAGGGCTACCGCAAGGCGCTCAGGCTCATGAAGACGGCCGAGAAGTTCAAGCTGCCGGTCTTCACCTTCGTCGACACGCCCGGCGCCTATCCGGGCATCGATGCCGAGGAGCGCGGCCAGTCCGAAGCCATCGGCCGCAACATCTTCGAGATGGCGCAGCTCGAGGTGCCGATCATCGTCACCATCATCGGCGAGGGCGGCTCCGGCGGCGCGCTGGCGATCTCGGTGGGCGACCAGTTGCTCATGCTGCAGTACTCCATCTATTCCGTGATCAGCCCCGAAGGCTGCGCATCGATCCTCTGGAAGACCAGCGACAAGGCGCAGGAAGCCGCCGACGCGCTCGGCATCACCGCACACCGGCTGAAGGCGCTCGGCCTGGTCGACAAGGTCGTCAACGAGCCTGTCGGTGGCGCGCACCGCGACCACCGGCAGATGGCCGCGTTCCTGAAGCGCGCGCTCAACGACGCCTTCCGGCAGGTCAGCGACCTGCGGCCGAAGGAACTGCTGGACCGCCGCTACGAGCGCCTGCAGAGCTACGGCCGCTACGCCGACACCAAGGCCGACAGCGGCAAGTAG
- a CDS encoding alcohol dehydrogenase catalytic domain-containing protein, translating into MTAKSQQGMQAVVCHGPEDYRLERPARPQAGAHELVIEISACGICASDCKCYSGAAMFWGGGGQPAWVKAPVIPGHEFFGRVVQVGAGAAQHFGVDVGDRVIAEQIVPCNKCRYCTSGQYWMCEVHNIFGFQREVADGGMAEYMRIPPTARVHKVPESLSLEDAAMIEPMSCAIHAVNRGDIQLDDVVVIAGAGPLGLSMVQVAKLKTPKKLVVIDLVPQRRALAQAFGADVVIDPEREDAKAIVHALTGGYGCDVYIETTGAPVGVRQGLELVRKLGRFVEFSVFGKETSVDWSIIGDRKELDVRGAHLGPYCYPVAIDLFERGLVTSRGIVTHGFALAEWEEAFRLANSLDSIKVLLKPGAPA; encoded by the coding sequence ATGACAGCGAAATCCCAGCAAGGCATGCAGGCCGTCGTCTGCCATGGCCCCGAGGACTACCGGCTCGAAAGACCGGCGCGGCCGCAAGCCGGCGCCCACGAGCTGGTCATCGAGATCAGTGCCTGCGGCATCTGCGCCAGCGACTGCAAGTGCTACTCGGGTGCCGCAATGTTCTGGGGTGGTGGCGGCCAACCCGCATGGGTCAAGGCACCGGTGATTCCCGGCCATGAATTCTTCGGGCGCGTGGTGCAGGTGGGCGCCGGCGCGGCGCAGCACTTCGGCGTCGACGTGGGCGACCGCGTCATCGCCGAACAGATCGTGCCCTGCAACAAGTGCCGCTACTGCACCAGCGGCCAGTACTGGATGTGCGAGGTCCACAACATCTTCGGCTTCCAGCGCGAGGTCGCGGATGGCGGCATGGCCGAGTACATGCGCATTCCGCCGACGGCGCGCGTGCACAAGGTGCCCGAGAGCCTGTCGCTCGAGGACGCGGCGATGATCGAGCCGATGTCCTGCGCGATCCACGCGGTCAACCGCGGCGACATCCAGCTCGACGACGTGGTGGTCATCGCCGGCGCCGGGCCGCTGGGGCTCTCGATGGTGCAGGTCGCGAAGCTCAAGACGCCGAAGAAGCTGGTCGTGATCGACCTCGTGCCGCAGCGGCGCGCGCTGGCGCAGGCCTTCGGTGCCGATGTCGTCATCGATCCGGAGCGCGAGGATGCCAAGGCGATCGTCCATGCGCTCACGGGCGGCTATGGCTGCGACGTGTACATCGAAACCACCGGCGCGCCGGTCGGCGTGCGCCAGGGGCTGGAGCTGGTGCGCAAGCTCGGGCGCTTCGTCGAGTTCAGCGTGTTCGGCAAAGAGACCAGCGTCGACTGGTCGATCATCGGCGACCGCAAGGAGCTCGACGTGCGCGGTGCGCATCTCGGTCCCTATTGCTATCCGGTGGCCATCGATCTGTTCGAGCGCGGTCTGGTCACCTCGCGCGGCATCGTCACGCATGGCTTCGCGCTGGCGGAATGGGAAGAAGCCTTCCGTCTTGCCAACTCGCTCGACTCCATCAAGGTGCTGCTCAAACCGGGCGCGCCAGCATGA
- a CDS encoding aspartate kinase: MALIVHKYGGTSMGSTERIRNVAKRVAKWARAGHQMVVVPSAMSGETNRLLGLAKELAPSRPDDTHGRELDMLAATGEQASSALLAIALQAEGLQAVSYAGWQVQVKTDSAFTKARIESIDDERVRADLDAGRVVVITGFQGVDDAGNITTLGRGGSDTSAVAIAAAMKAGECLIYTDVDGVYTTDPRVEPEARRLATVSFEEMLEMASLGSKVLQIRSVEFAGKYKVPLRVLSSFTPWDIDIDEEAGSGTLITFEEDEKMEQAVVSGIAFNRDEAKISVLGVPDKPGIAYHILGAIADANIEVDVIIQNLSKDGKTDFSFTVHRNDYAKAVDLLKAKVLPTLGAAEIVGDTKICKVSIVGIGMRSHVGVASKMFRVLSEEGINIQMISTSEIKTSVVIDEKYMELSVRALHKAFDLDQPVA; encoded by the coding sequence ATGGCATTGATCGTTCACAAATACGGCGGCACGTCGATGGGCTCGACCGAGCGCATCCGGAATGTCGCCAAGCGCGTTGCCAAGTGGGCACGTGCCGGCCATCAGATGGTCGTCGTCCCGAGCGCGATGAGCGGCGAGACCAACCGCCTGCTCGGCCTCGCCAAGGAACTCGCGCCCAGCCGTCCCGACGACACCCACGGCCGCGAACTCGACATGCTGGCCGCCACCGGCGAGCAGGCGTCGTCGGCCCTGCTGGCGATCGCGCTGCAGGCCGAGGGGCTGCAGGCGGTCAGCTATGCGGGCTGGCAAGTCCAGGTCAAGACCGACAGCGCCTTCACCAAGGCGCGCATCGAAAGCATCGACGACGAACGCGTGCGCGCCGACCTCGATGCCGGCCGTGTGGTCGTCATCACCGGCTTCCAGGGTGTGGACGACGCGGGCAATATCACCACGTTGGGACGCGGCGGCAGCGACACCTCCGCCGTCGCGATTGCGGCGGCGATGAAGGCCGGCGAATGCCTCATCTACACCGACGTCGACGGCGTCTACACCACCGATCCGCGCGTCGAGCCCGAGGCGCGCCGCCTGGCCACGGTGAGCTTCGAGGAAATGCTCGAGATGGCGAGCCTGGGCTCCAAGGTGCTGCAGATCCGCTCGGTCGAATTCGCGGGCAAGTACAAGGTGCCGCTGCGCGTGTTGTCCAGCTTCACGCCGTGGGACATCGACATCGATGAAGAAGCCGGGTCCGGCACGCTGATCACATTCGAGGAAGACGAAAAAATGGAACAAGCCGTCGTATCCGGCATCGCATTCAACCGCGACGAGGCCAAGATCTCCGTGCTCGGCGTGCCCGACAAGCCGGGCATCGCGTACCACATCCTGGGCGCCATCGCCGACGCCAACATCGAGGTCGACGTCATCATCCAGAATCTGAGCAAGGACGGAAAGACCGACTTCAGCTTCACCGTCCACCGCAACGACTACGCCAAGGCCGTCGATCTGCTCAAGGCCAAGGTGCTGCCCACGCTCGGCGCGGCAGAGATCGTGGGCGACACCAAGATCTGCAAGGTCAGCATCGTCGGCATCGGCATGCGCAGCCACGTCGGCGTCGCCAGCAAGATGTTCCGCGTGCTGAGCGAGGAGGGCATCAACATCCAGATGATTTCCACCAGCGAGATCAAGACCTCGGTGGTGATCGACGAGAAGTACATGGAACTCTCCGTGCGCGCCCTGCACAAGGCCTTCGATCTCGATCAACCGGTCGCGTGA
- a CDS encoding FGGY-family carbohydrate kinase, with translation MSRATCHVIGVDIGTQSTKALLVDEAGRILAQASEAYQVDTPEPLWAEQWPEVWMTAVVRCIARVVREAAIDTASVKALCVSSLYGGSGIPVDAEGQPTHPCLIWMDRRAQDEVEWVRRHVDLERLYDITGNGVDSYHGFTKMLWLREKRPDAWQRTRAFLPPNSFVNAQLTGEVAVDHSSAGNIGGVYDMKARRWSAEMLDALGIPASMMPARLVESSETVGGLTAHWAQTLGLPIGLPVIAGGVDAAVATLAAGANRPGSHVAMIGTSMCWGTIRQHADARDGLVSMPHVVGGLRDLYVFGGAITAGASVTWFLDLMQPQQGRATHTADAHAQLEQAARELPPGAQGLLFLPYLMGERSPIWDPRASGAFIGLGLHHRREHLYRAVLEGVACALRHNIEAGCREGQPLDDALVVVGGASRSDLWMQIIADVTGRPVRTIHEEVEASLGAAMLAALGAGLTAVETVGQGWVHLVDRAQPYPDAVARYEALYRNYLAGYPALRPVMHALRG, from the coding sequence ATGAGCCGCGCGACGTGCCATGTCATCGGCGTGGACATCGGCACGCAGAGCACCAAGGCGCTGCTGGTCGACGAGGCCGGCCGCATCCTCGCGCAGGCCTCCGAGGCCTACCAGGTCGACACGCCCGAACCGCTGTGGGCCGAGCAATGGCCGGAGGTCTGGATGACGGCCGTCGTGCGCTGCATCGCGCGCGTGGTGCGCGAGGCGGCGATCGACACGGCCTCGGTGAAGGCGCTGTGCGTGAGTTCGCTCTACGGCGGCTCGGGGATTCCGGTCGATGCCGAAGGACAGCCCACGCACCCCTGCCTGATCTGGATGGACCGGCGTGCGCAGGACGAGGTCGAATGGGTGCGCCGCCACGTCGACCTGGAGCGCCTGTACGACATCACCGGCAACGGCGTCGACAGCTATCACGGCTTCACCAAGATGCTCTGGCTGCGCGAGAAACGGCCGGATGCCTGGCAGCGCACGCGCGCCTTCCTGCCGCCGAACAGCTTCGTCAATGCGCAGCTCACGGGCGAGGTCGCGGTGGACCACAGCTCGGCCGGCAACATCGGCGGCGTCTACGACATGAAGGCGCGGCGCTGGTCGGCGGAAATGCTGGACGCGCTGGGCATTCCGGCGTCGATGATGCCGGCGCGGCTGGTTGAGTCGAGCGAGACAGTCGGCGGGCTCACGGCGCACTGGGCGCAGACGCTCGGGCTGCCCATCGGCCTGCCGGTGATCGCCGGCGGCGTGGATGCTGCCGTCGCGACGCTCGCGGCCGGCGCCAACCGGCCCGGCAGCCACGTGGCGATGATCGGCACCAGCATGTGCTGGGGCACCATCCGCCAGCACGCGGATGCGCGCGACGGCCTGGTCAGCATGCCGCACGTGGTCGGCGGCCTGCGCGATCTCTATGTCTTCGGCGGCGCGATCACCGCCGGGGCCAGCGTGACCTGGTTCCTCGATCTCATGCAGCCGCAACAGGGCAGGGCAACACACACGGCCGATGCGCACGCGCAGCTCGAACAGGCTGCGCGCGAGCTCCCGCCCGGCGCGCAGGGCCTGCTCTTCCTGCCCTACCTGATGGGCGAGCGCAGTCCGATCTGGGATCCCAGGGCCAGTGGCGCCTTCATCGGCCTCGGCCTGCATCACCGGCGCGAGCATCTCTACCGTGCGGTGCTCGAAGGCGTCGCCTGCGCGCTGCGCCACAACATCGAGGCCGGCTGCCGCGAAGGCCAGCCGCTGGACGATGCGCTCGTGGTGGTCGGCGGCGCGAGCCGGTCCGACCTCTGGATGCAGATCATTGCCGACGTCACCGGCCGACCGGTGCGCACGATCCACGAAGAGGTCGAGGCCAGCCTCGGTGCCGCGATGCTGGCCGCGCTCGGCGCCGGCCTGACCGCGGTCGAGACCGTGGGCCAGGGCTGGGTGCATCTGGTGGATCGTGCGCAGCCGTACCCCGACGCCGTCGCGCGCTACGAGGCGCTCTACCGCAACTACCTTGCCGGCTATCCCGCGTTGCGGCCGGTCATGCACGCGCTGCGCGGCTGA
- a CDS encoding acyltransferase family protein codes for MKARIAELTGLRCLAVMMVVFAHASATVAGGYTGWLQPLNFFTNGGLGVQIFFVLSGFLITNILNSEWKATQKIDLVRFYLRRTLRIWPAFYVFLVVLAFLTYRQVIDIAYEQFAFAALHVWNYSEALGLGPINAAHGDGTWYLGHFWTLALEEQFYWFWPPLLIFLLRRRSERLLVLLILSIPLIRIASYFLVPSLRGQLLMMLHTGVDSILIGCYTALNQERIKTFLESKKYSSALVTASFIALIFLIPELGARLGGAWSVTYGATVTASIVALIIMAVTTMKQFWLSRILRTRVFVFVGTISYSLYLWQQLFLFKQSPLAFAFPFNIVQAFAAATLSYWLIETPLLKIKDGLKKRNPPLARPTE; via the coding sequence ATGAAGGCACGGATAGCTGAACTCACCGGTCTACGCTGCCTCGCGGTCATGATGGTTGTTTTCGCGCACGCGTCTGCCACGGTTGCCGGGGGGTACACCGGTTGGCTTCAGCCTTTGAATTTCTTCACCAATGGCGGCCTTGGCGTCCAGATATTCTTCGTGCTGAGCGGGTTCCTGATTACCAACATCCTCAACTCGGAATGGAAGGCAACCCAAAAGATCGATCTGGTTCGGTTCTACCTCCGCCGTACATTGCGGATCTGGCCGGCCTTCTACGTCTTCCTGGTGGTCCTTGCGTTCCTGACGTACCGTCAGGTGATCGACATCGCGTACGAGCAGTTCGCATTCGCCGCGCTGCATGTATGGAACTACTCGGAGGCTCTTGGCCTCGGCCCGATCAATGCGGCCCATGGCGACGGAACGTGGTATCTGGGGCATTTCTGGACGCTTGCACTCGAGGAGCAGTTCTATTGGTTCTGGCCACCTCTACTGATTTTCCTGCTGCGAAGGCGCAGTGAACGACTTCTGGTCTTGCTGATTCTGTCCATCCCCTTGATCAGAATCGCTTCCTATTTCCTGGTTCCGTCCCTGCGTGGACAGTTGCTGATGATGCTCCACACCGGTGTGGATTCCATACTGATCGGTTGCTACACGGCGTTGAATCAGGAGCGCATCAAGACCTTTCTCGAATCGAAAAAATACAGTTCTGCTCTCGTGACGGCAAGTTTCATTGCGCTGATATTTCTCATACCCGAACTGGGGGCAAGGCTTGGCGGCGCATGGTCGGTGACCTATGGTGCGACGGTCACGGCGTCGATCGTCGCTTTGATCATCATGGCCGTGACAACGATGAAGCAGTTCTGGCTCTCGAGAATTCTGAGAACGCGCGTCTTCGTTTTCGTCGGGACCATCTCTTACAGTCTCTATCTCTGGCAGCAGCTTTTTCTTTTCAAGCAGTCGCCATTGGCGTTCGCTTTTCCGTTCAACATCGTGCAGGCCTTCGCGGCCGCAACGTTGAGCTATTGGCTGATCGAAACGCCGCTCCTGAAAATCAAGGACGGCTTGAAAAAGCGGAACCCCCCGCTTGCGCGGCCCACCGAGTGA
- a CDS encoding LacI family DNA-binding transcriptional regulator, with protein sequence MSLKKSTIYDLAKLADVSASTVSAVLAGNWRERRIAEATALRVQQIAEQHKFNVNRQASGLRKSRSGLIGMIIPLHDNRFFSGMAQTFEKLARERHWYPIVVSTLRDPALELETVSTLISYRVEYLLVVGATDPDSVSRVCRNHGVAHVNVDLPGTQATSVISDNYWGAQQLALGLIDRSRALRSSKRNKAFFLGGLAGDYATRRRIEGFSDVVRERFGSIEPAQIDACGYESDLAEAATAALYQRLGGLPRALFVNSTIALEGVVRFLKTLPHDELTQCSFGCYDWDPFASVLSFPLLMVRQNVEGLLQEAFGIIDAGSFADRKIIEIRPQLLSL encoded by the coding sequence ATGAGCCTCAAGAAATCCACCATCTACGACCTCGCCAAGCTGGCGGATGTCTCGGCCTCCACCGTCAGCGCCGTGCTCGCCGGCAACTGGCGCGAGCGGCGCATCGCCGAAGCCACGGCCCTGCGCGTGCAGCAGATCGCCGAGCAGCACAAGTTCAACGTGAACCGGCAGGCCAGCGGGTTGCGCAAGAGCCGTTCAGGCCTGATCGGGATGATCATCCCCCTGCACGACAACCGCTTCTTCAGCGGCATGGCTCAGACCTTCGAGAAGCTGGCGCGCGAGCGCCACTGGTACCCGATCGTCGTCAGCACGCTGCGCGACCCGGCGCTCGAACTCGAAACCGTGAGCACGCTCATCTCCTACCGGGTCGAGTACCTGCTTGTCGTCGGCGCAACCGACCCCGACTCCGTCAGCCGCGTGTGCCGCAACCACGGCGTCGCGCATGTCAATGTCGACCTCCCCGGCACGCAGGCGACCTCGGTGATCAGCGACAACTACTGGGGCGCGCAGCAGCTCGCGCTCGGCCTCATCGATCGGTCACGCGCGCTGCGATCGAGCAAGCGCAACAAGGCCTTCTTCCTGGGCGGATTGGCCGGCGACTACGCGACGCGGCGGCGCATCGAAGGCTTCAGCGACGTGGTGCGCGAACGCTTCGGCAGCATCGAGCCCGCGCAGATCGATGCCTGCGGCTACGAATCCGATCTGGCCGAGGCTGCCACTGCCGCGCTCTACCAGCGCCTGGGCGGCCTGCCGCGCGCGCTGTTCGTCAATTCGACGATCGCGCTCGAAGGCGTGGTGCGCTTTCTCAAGACGTTGCCCCACGATGAACTGACCCAATGCAGCTTTGGCTGCTACGACTGGGATCCTTTTGCGAGCGTGTTGAGCTTTCCCTTGCTGATGGTCCGGCAGAACGTCGAGGGCTTGCTGCAGGAGGCCTTCGGCATCATCGACGCCGGCTCGTTCGCGGACCGGAAGATCATCGAGATCAGGCCGCAGTTGCTGTCCTTGTAG
- a CDS encoding DNA-3-methyladenine glycosylase family protein, translating to MPAAKTPTIEVFTPDYWEEACKHLARKDRVMKRLIPRFGDACLESRGDAFTTLARSIVGQQISVKAAQSVWDRFAQLPRRMAPANVLKLKVDDMRAAGLSARKIEYLVDLALHFDSGAVHVNAWEAMADEMIIAELVAIRGIGRWTAEMFLIFHLMRPNVLPLDDLGLINGISHNYFSGDPVSRSDAREVAVAWAPYCSVATWYIWRSLDPLPVAY from the coding sequence ATGCCAGCCGCCAAGACACCGACCATCGAGGTCTTCACGCCCGACTATTGGGAAGAGGCCTGCAAGCATCTGGCCCGGAAGGACCGCGTGATGAAGCGGCTGATTCCGCGCTTCGGCGACGCCTGCCTCGAATCGCGCGGCGACGCCTTCACCACGCTTGCGCGCAGCATCGTCGGCCAGCAGATCTCGGTGAAGGCGGCGCAATCCGTCTGGGACCGCTTCGCCCAGCTGCCGCGCCGCATGGCGCCGGCCAACGTGCTCAAGCTCAAGGTCGACGACATGCGCGCGGCCGGCCTGTCGGCGCGCAAGATCGAATACCTGGTCGACCTCGCGCTCCATTTCGATTCGGGCGCAGTGCACGTCAACGCCTGGGAAGCCATGGCCGACGAGATGATCATTGCGGAACTGGTCGCCATCCGCGGCATCGGCCGCTGGACGGCGGAGATGTTCCTCATCTTCCACCTGATGCGGCCCAACGTGCTGCCGCTGGACGACCTCGGGCTGATCAACGGCATCAGCCACAACTATTTCTCGGGCGATCCGGTGAGCCGCAGCGACGCCCGCGAGGTGGCCGTGGCCTGGGCACCTTACTGCAGTGTGGCGACTTGGTATATTTGGCGATCGCTCGACCCGCTACCGGTCGCATATTGA